The following are from one region of the Mycolicibacterium helvum genome:
- a CDS encoding DUF7159 family protein, translating to MTPTTVGLVLVQGDGVDGATKGHDTFEVRRGGFSPVTTSEFVAEALLRTQAIAGGQQLQSIGVTWSDDASVEASLLLDSLTDSGFDNVIPIRLPEATEAFARGIGQVIGADVTAVCVVEPDAVVALVVDADEGAVQTAISYDLETDQDLIAWLSDMIVASEWHPDGLVLLGSGDGFASIARRLEEIVGIPVFAPAEAELALARGAALASVNGIAVFDDPLFALPAAPADRRHSSKALRGATALLAGGVVAFVVSASVAVGLELLPDHGTHSGHRDVVNTAETPALLPESAPAPAAPAAPAPGGPALAAPDDAQSRPAAPPETEPTFDAAPVVAMTMNMPPPEAPPADMPLDAPPPEAAVPAPPPAVTPLPAQEPKQSLRERIWERLHGG from the coding sequence ATGACCCCGACCACTGTCGGACTCGTCCTTGTCCAAGGTGACGGAGTCGACGGCGCCACCAAGGGGCACGACACGTTCGAGGTGCGCCGCGGCGGATTCAGCCCGGTCACAACGTCGGAGTTCGTCGCAGAGGCGTTGTTGCGCACCCAAGCCATTGCCGGCGGCCAGCAATTGCAATCCATCGGGGTGACCTGGAGCGATGACGCGTCGGTCGAGGCCTCGCTGCTGCTCGACTCGCTGACGGACTCCGGATTCGACAACGTGATCCCGATCCGGCTGCCCGAGGCCACCGAAGCGTTCGCTCGCGGCATCGGACAAGTGATCGGCGCTGATGTAACCGCCGTCTGTGTCGTCGAGCCCGACGCCGTCGTCGCCCTGGTCGTCGACGCCGACGAGGGTGCCGTGCAGACCGCTATCAGCTACGACCTGGAAACCGATCAAGACCTGATCGCCTGGCTGTCCGACATGATCGTCGCCAGCGAATGGCATCCCGACGGGCTGGTGTTGCTGGGCTCCGGGGACGGCTTCGCGTCGATCGCACGTCGCCTCGAAGAGATCGTGGGTATCCCGGTGTTCGCGCCGGCCGAGGCGGAGCTGGCCCTGGCCCGCGGCGCGGCCTTGGCCTCGGTGAACGGCATCGCAGTGTTCGACGATCCGCTGTTCGCCCTGCCTGCGGCGCCGGCTGACCGCCGTCACAGCTCCAAGGCCCTGCGTGGCGCGACAGCGCTGCTGGCTGGGGGTGTGGTGGCGTTCGTGGTGTCGGCGTCGGTAGCGGTGGGGCTGGAACTGCTGCCCGACCACGGGACGCACTCTGGACACCGCGACGTGGTGAATACCGCCGAGACCCCGGCGCTGCTGCCCGAAAGCGCCCCTGCGCCGGCGGCACCCGCCGCTCCGGCACCCGGCGGTCCGGCACTGGCTGCCCCCGACGACGCCCAGTCCCGGCCAGCCGCGCCGCCGGAAACCGAGCCGACCTTCGACGCGGCTCCGGTCGTCGCGATGACGATGAACATGCCGCCTCCTGAGGCGCCGCCCGCCGATATGCCCCTCGACGCACCGCCACCCG
- the fdxA gene encoding ferredoxin — MTYVISSACVDIKHKACMKECPVDCIYEGDRTMYINPTECVECGACKILCEVDAIYFEGDLPEEEKKFLADNAAFFSDILPGRDAPIGNPGGSYELGPVGVDTPMVAALPHEQH; from the coding sequence ATGACCTACGTGATCAGCAGTGCGTGTGTCGATATCAAGCACAAGGCCTGCATGAAGGAATGCCCGGTCGACTGCATATACGAGGGTGACCGCACCATGTACATCAATCCCACCGAATGTGTGGAGTGCGGGGCCTGCAAGATTCTGTGCGAAGTGGACGCCATCTATTTCGAAGGCGACCTGCCCGAGGAGGAGAAGAAGTTCCTCGCCGACAACGCCGCGTTCTTCAGCGACATCCTGCCGGGCCGCGACGCCCCGATCGGGAACCCGGGCGGCTCGTATGAGCTGGGGCCGGTCGGCGTGGACACCCCGATGGTTGCCGCTCTGCCGCACGAGCAGCACTGA
- a CDS encoding cyclopropane mycolic acid synthase family methyltransferase yields the protein MEPRFDNVQHHYDLSDDFYRLFLDRTQTYSCAYFEREDLTLEQAQIAKIDLSLGKLGLQPGMTLLDIGCGWGATLMRALEKYDVNVVGLTLSKNQALHVQQLFDDSESTRSRRVLLEGWEQFDEPVDRIVSIGAFEHFGSDRYNAFFKMAYEALPADGLMLLHTIVLPSDEDFAARGMPITMRHLKFFKFIMDEIFPGGRLPKVTDVEEHATLAGFTVNRIHPLRLHYARTLDYWAAALEANEEEAVALQSREVYDRYMRYLTGCAELFRDGYTDICQFTLAKG from the coding sequence ATGGAGCCGCGTTTCGACAACGTGCAGCACCATTACGACCTGTCCGATGACTTCTATCGGCTCTTCCTGGACAGGACCCAGACGTACAGCTGTGCCTACTTCGAGCGCGAGGATCTGACGCTGGAGCAGGCGCAGATCGCCAAGATCGATCTATCGCTGGGCAAGCTCGGCCTGCAGCCGGGCATGACATTGCTGGACATCGGTTGCGGATGGGGAGCCACCTTGATGCGGGCCCTGGAGAAGTATGACGTCAACGTAGTCGGGCTGACCCTGAGCAAGAATCAGGCGCTGCATGTCCAGCAGTTGTTCGACGATTCCGAGAGCACCCGGTCACGGCGAGTCCTGCTCGAGGGCTGGGAGCAGTTCGACGAACCAGTTGATCGAATCGTTTCGATCGGCGCGTTCGAGCACTTCGGATCCGATCGTTACAACGCGTTCTTCAAGATGGCCTACGAGGCGCTGCCCGCCGATGGCCTGATGTTGCTGCACACCATCGTTCTGCCGAGTGACGAGGACTTCGCCGCGCGCGGAATGCCAATCACCATGCGGCACTTGAAATTCTTCAAATTCATCATGGATGAGATCTTTCCCGGCGGCCGGTTACCCAAGGTGACCGACGTCGAAGAGCACGCCACCCTGGCTGGCTTCACTGTCAACCGGATCCATCCGCTGCGGCTGCATTACGCCCGCACCCTCGACTATTGGGCCGCGGCGCTGGAGGCCAACGAAGAAGAGGCCGTGGCCCTGCAGTCGCGCGAGGTATACGACCGATACATGCGGTACCTGACCGGCTGCGCTGAGCTGTTCCGCGATGGCTATACCGACATCTGCCAGTTCACCCTGGCCAAGGGCTGA